One genomic segment of Methanobacterium spitsbergense includes these proteins:
- a CDS encoding Ni/Fe hydrogenase subunit alpha yields MKQIEISPISRIEGHAKITVQMDDAGNVSDAHFHVMEIRGFEKFLEGAAIEEAPRITPRICGVCQTAHHIVSAKATDAVFGLQPPETAQKLRELTLLGQYIHSHSLHFYFLGAPDLILGPDSDPAERNVVGLIKKNPDLAKMAIKTRKIGQEITSVVGGKPIHPVTSIPGGQSKPLTSEERDGLLPKVKEGIGLVESGLEVAKPLFEQYADAIETLGPIETHFGSLTNGGALEFYNGPMKMIDKDGNSVSEFDPSNYLDHIEEKVQPWSYMKFPFMKQLGFPEGNYRVGPLARINIADSIPTERASALYGEFKDKYGMAQNPLLYHYARLIELMYSVEKAVELLEDDAIIGTNIRTALSEPLMSTDDAKNSDKRMRGVGVIEAPRGTLFHDYETDGAGIIQRANLIVATGQNNLSMDIGVRETAKAMIKGDEVSEGLKNRLEMIIRAYDPCLSCATHMINGDSPLVVDIHDSEGILVKRQII; encoded by the coding sequence ATGAAACAAATAGAAATAAGCCCAATATCAAGAATTGAAGGGCATGCAAAGATCACTGTTCAAATGGATGATGCAGGAAATGTTTCAGATGCTCATTTCCATGTAATGGAAATAAGGGGTTTTGAAAAATTTTTAGAAGGTGCTGCCATTGAAGAAGCTCCTAGAATAACACCAAGAATATGTGGAGTTTGCCAAACAGCACATCATATAGTTTCTGCAAAGGCCACAGATGCTGTTTTCGGTTTACAACCTCCAGAAACAGCTCAAAAATTAAGGGAATTAACTTTGCTTGGCCAATATATCCATTCTCATTCACTTCACTTCTATTTCTTAGGTGCACCAGATCTAATTCTTGGACCTGATTCTGACCCTGCAGAAAGGAATGTTGTTGGACTCATCAAAAAGAATCCTGACCTTGCAAAAATGGCAATTAAAACCAGGAAAATTGGACAGGAAATAACATCCGTTGTAGGTGGGAAACCTATACATCCTGTTACATCGATTCCAGGAGGCCAATCAAAGCCTCTTACATCAGAAGAAAGAGATGGTTTACTGCCAAAAGTTAAAGAAGGAATAGGATTAGTTGAGTCAGGTTTAGAAGTAGCAAAACCACTTTTTGAACAATATGCCGATGCCATAGAAACACTTGGACCAATTGAAACCCACTTTGGAAGTTTAACCAATGGAGGAGCTCTTGAATTTTACAATGGACCAATGAAGATGATTGACAAAGATGGAAACTCTGTTTCTGAATTTGACCCATCAAATTACTTGGATCATATTGAAGAAAAAGTACAACCATGGTCCTATATGAAATTCCCATTTATGAAACAACTAGGATTCCCCGAGGGAAACTACCGTGTTGGACCTCTTGCAAGAATAAATATTGCAGACAGCATCCCTACTGAGAGAGCATCTGCACTCTATGGAGAATTCAAAGACAAATATGGAATGGCACAAAACCCATTACTCTATCATTATGCCCGGCTTATCGAACTCATGTACTCGGTTGAAAAAGCAGTGGAATTGTTAGAAGACGATGCAATAATTGGCACCAACATAAGAACCGCACTTAGCGAACCATTAATGAGTACCGACGACGCCAAAAATTCAGACAAGAGGATGAGAGGAGTTGGAGTAATAGAAGCACCAAGAGGTACTTTATTCCATGATTACGAAACAGATGGTGCAGGTATTATTCAAAGAGCGAATCTCATTGTTGCAACAGGCCAAAATAATCTCTCCATGGATATAGGTGTTAGAGAAACTGCCAAAGCCATGATTAAAGGTGACGAAGTATCAGAAGGCCTAAAAAATAGGCTTGAAATGATAATAAGGGCTTATGATCCTTGTTTATCATGTGCTACACACATGATAAATGGTGATTCACCTCTTGTTGTGGATATTCATGACAGTGAAGGAATTCTGGTTAAAAGACAAATAATATAA
- a CDS encoding F420-nonreducing hydrogenase, which yields MVKLALELLASCAGCEVSILDLHEDLIDVLEQAELVYAPILMDVKEIPEDIDIAIVSGSVRNEENKERLEEIREKAKTVIAYGTCACYGGITCMADLYSPEDVSARSFSDNPSTESSEQPSEVVPKLLPIVHPAGDMAEIDYYIPGCPPKENLIKDVLVPLIAGEIPEIPKKSVCADCNRTMEHIEFDKIHRRIEGEPDQEKCFLSQGYVCLGSVTLGRCGALCSAAGVPCHGCGGPSMDILREPSHDVYNCVINRIAHISKMPHKDVEKQLYDIGHIVYGFVIGSTIMEDKKVSLIPQLIKK from the coding sequence ATGGTTAAATTAGCCCTCGAACTTTTAGCAAGTTGTGCTGGATGCGAAGTATCCATACTCGATCTCCATGAAGATCTTATTGATGTGCTTGAACAGGCAGAACTGGTTTATGCACCTATTCTTATGGATGTTAAGGAAATACCCGAAGACATAGACATAGCCATTGTTTCAGGTTCTGTTAGAAATGAAGAAAATAAGGAAAGACTTGAAGAAATCCGTGAAAAGGCAAAAACAGTTATTGCTTATGGAACATGTGCATGTTACGGAGGAATAACTTGTATGGCGGATCTTTACAGTCCAGAAGATGTTTCAGCCAGGAGTTTTTCTGACAATCCAAGTACAGAATCTTCTGAACAACCCTCTGAAGTTGTTCCAAAGTTATTGCCAATAGTTCATCCAGCAGGAGATATGGCAGAGATAGATTACTATATACCCGGGTGTCCTCCTAAAGAAAATTTAATCAAGGATGTTCTTGTGCCATTAATAGCGGGAGAAATTCCAGAAATACCTAAGAAATCTGTATGTGCAGATTGTAATCGTACAATGGAACATATTGAATTTGATAAGATCCATAGAAGGATAGAAGGAGAACCAGACCAAGAAAAATGTTTCCTTAGTCAAGGATATGTGTGTCTTGGATCTGTAACTCTTGGAAGATGTGGTGCATTGTGTTCAGCTGCTGGAGTTCCATGCCATGGATGTGGTGGACCTTCAATGGATATTTTAAGAGAGCCTAGTCATGATGTTTACAACTGCGTTATTAACCGTATCGCACATATCTCTAAGATGCCCCACAAGGACGTTGAAAAACAACTATACGATATTGGACATATTGTATACGGATTTGTTATTGGAAGCACAATAATGGAGGATAAAAAAGTTTCCTTGATCCCTCAATTGATCAAGAAATAA
- a CDS encoding hydrocarbon binding protein (contains V4R domain) produces the protein MAHMEYQIEREEKEILGDFKPELIPDECGGGIDDYEEALHVLMKFVGSMSSALEQVSGRGANAIVYQAGKRMGHEAGKMVEKTDDLEKAMQELSEILGIEFFFDMWKPADQAEYTVEKGNETVVKLIFRDCVVRQTLRREGLPQKGPLCYLLYGYTVGAVEEVMGIKGKLDIDHVGPNACLKTLTIKWGGK, from the coding sequence ATGGCTCATATGGAATATCAGATAGAAAGGGAAGAAAAAGAAATATTGGGGGATTTCAAACCCGAACTTATTCCGGATGAATGTGGGGGAGGCATAGATGATTATGAAGAAGCCCTTCATGTACTCATGAAATTCGTTGGTTCGATGTCTAGTGCACTTGAACAAGTTTCAGGCCGTGGTGCAAATGCAATTGTATACCAGGCAGGAAAAAGAATGGGGCATGAAGCAGGTAAAATGGTTGAAAAAACCGATGACCTAGAAAAGGCAATGCAAGAGTTAAGTGAAATATTAGGTATTGAATTCTTCTTCGATATGTGGAAACCCGCAGACCAAGCAGAATACACCGTTGAAAAAGGTAATGAAACAGTTGTCAAACTCATATTTAGGGACTGTGTGGTAAGACAAACCCTTAGAAGAGAAGGACTACCTCAAAAAGGACCTCTTTGTTATTTACTCTACGGATACACTGTTGGGGCTGTTGAAGAAGTTATGGGAATAAAGGGAAAATTAGATATTGATCATGTCGGACCAAATGCCTGTCTTAAAACATTAACAATCAAATGGGGAGGCAAATAA
- a CDS encoding 4Fe-4S dicluster domain-containing protein, producing MVKIEIDENACVGCGSCVDDCPNDVYEMDETKNKSKVVKEDDCMACLSCHEICPSEAMEHKNIHVAKRLYIDRRVSGILKKII from the coding sequence ATGGTAAAAATAGAAATAGACGAAAATGCTTGTGTTGGTTGCGGTTCTTGTGTGGACGATTGCCCCAACGATGTCTATGAAATGGATGAAACAAAAAACAAGAGCAAAGTTGTTAAGGAAGATGACTGCATGGCTTGTTTGTCATGTCATGAAATCTGTCCATCAGAAGCAATGGAACATAAAAATATACACGTAGCCAAAAGGCTTTACATAGATAGAAGAGTAAGTGGAATACTCAAAAAAATAATATAG
- a CDS encoding class E sortase produces MNRNRIFSVAILLGCVFLSLTIVMAGFEQSKELGKAQKSLKDYNEKMSNPVDALDPLSSSGGASIGELVIPKLGVDCTIRSDTVNAYNAVFHYSESVYPGQPGECGILGHRTTYSGLFRNLGSLQIGDKVIIIDAVMKKKYTYSVTSNGDDIRWDYKTNPVRFAQEGDARLMLMTCYPPGKKEAAYITHCKLVSTEDI; encoded by the coding sequence ATGAATAGAAACAGAATATTCTCGGTTGCAATACTATTAGGATGCGTATTTTTATCCTTAACAATAGTCATGGCAGGTTTTGAACAGTCAAAAGAACTTGGTAAAGCACAAAAGAGTTTAAAAGATTATAATGAAAAGATGAGTAATCCTGTTGATGCCTTAGATCCACTCAGTTCAAGTGGAGGTGCTTCAATCGGAGAACTTGTGATACCAAAACTTGGAGTGGATTGCACAATACGTTCTGATACTGTTAATGCTTACAACGCTGTTTTTCACTATTCTGAAAGTGTATACCCAGGGCAACCTGGAGAATGTGGTATTTTAGGCCATAGAACAACATATTCAGGATTATTCCGAAACTTAGGTTCGCTACAAATCGGTGACAAAGTAATAATCATAGATGCTGTAATGAAGAAAAAATACACTTATTCAGTTACTTCAAACGGTGATGACATACGTTGGGATTATAAAACTAATCCTGTTAGATTTGCACAGGAAGGGGATGCAAGATTAATGTTAATGACGTGTTATCCTCCTGGAAAAAAAGAAGCAGCATACATAACCCATTGTAAGCTTGTTTCAACTGAGGATATTTAA
- a CDS encoding mechanosensitive ion channel family protein, protein MNLETILNNPTLRDIIVTILILGVSTLIIKWSSIFIIRTGKRFESDDTLIQVVNEIIKYTIYALAVTIILNELGINITAIAVSLGIVGIAVGFAARDTISNFISGLFVLGDKSFKVGDIIEISDQKGKVLIMGFRVTKLVTPDNNIITIPNSNFSRNLLVNHTPLEEKRVDLDITIPYSVNVEEIAERFKNLTLRFKWALDLPKPDLIINELADTGIKAMLSVWVDDPWKVAEYRSIIAKEIGPLLVDKYE, encoded by the coding sequence ATGAACCTTGAAACAATACTCAACAACCCCACTTTAAGAGACATTATTGTTACTATTCTTATTCTAGGTGTATCAACATTAATAATTAAATGGTCATCAATTTTCATAATTAGAACTGGTAAAAGATTTGAGTCAGATGATACCCTAATCCAAGTTGTAAATGAAATTATCAAATATACTATCTATGCACTTGCTGTAACAATAATACTCAATGAACTTGGAATAAATATAACAGCTATAGCCGTGAGTTTAGGTATTGTAGGTATAGCTGTGGGTTTTGCAGCAAGAGACACCATATCAAACTTTATTTCAGGGCTTTTTGTTCTGGGAGATAAAAGTTTCAAAGTAGGGGATATTATTGAAATATCTGATCAAAAAGGTAAAGTTTTGATCATGGGTTTCAGAGTCACCAAACTTGTGACTCCTGACAATAATATTATAACAATTCCAAATTCAAATTTTTCAAGAAATTTACTTGTAAATCACACACCTCTAGAGGAGAAGAGGGTTGATCTAGATATTACAATACCTTACTCTGTAAATGTGGAAGAAATAGCTGAGAGATTCAAAAATTTAACATTAAGATTTAAATGGGCTCTGGATTTACCAAAACCAGATTTAATTATAAATGAACTTGCAGATACTGGTATCAAAGCCATGTTAAGTGTCTGGGTAGATGATCCATGGAAGGTTGCTGAGTACAGATCTATTATAGCAAAGGAAATAGGACCATTATTGGTTGATAAATATGAATAG
- the rnz gene encoding ribonuclease Z gives MELIFLGTSSAIPTNHRNHSAIALKSFGEIILFDCGEGTQRQMTRARLSPMKISKIFITHFHGDHILGVPGIIQSMAFRGRTEPLNIYGPPGLSEFVKHIKNFGYFALSFDIIENTISDGIVLDEEEYTVMCCKTEHSVTNFAYSINEKRSPKFLKENALKFGVKPGPDFGKLQSGIAVKVGEKIIKPEQVLGENRKGRKIVYSGDTRPCEQMIEFSSDADILIHESTFNDSHMDKSYETGHSTASMAAEIAKKANVNKLVLTHISTRYKDNKTIEKEALEVFENSIVAEDMMILEVKRNEP, from the coding sequence ATGGAACTAATATTTCTAGGGACATCATCAGCAATACCAACCAACCACAGAAACCACTCTGCAATAGCATTAAAAAGTTTTGGAGAGATTATATTATTTGACTGTGGAGAAGGAACTCAACGACAAATGACAAGGGCCAGATTAAGTCCCATGAAAATAAGTAAAATATTCATAACACATTTTCATGGTGACCATATCCTTGGTGTTCCAGGGATTATACAATCAATGGCTTTCCGTGGCAGAACCGAACCACTTAACATATATGGACCTCCAGGTCTTTCAGAATTTGTTAAACATATCAAAAATTTCGGTTACTTTGCACTTTCATTCGATATAATAGAAAACACTATTTCGGATGGAATTGTATTAGATGAAGAAGAATATACTGTTATGTGCTGTAAAACGGAACATTCAGTAACAAATTTTGCCTACAGTATAAATGAGAAGAGATCACCTAAATTCCTTAAAGAAAATGCTTTAAAGTTTGGTGTGAAACCTGGACCCGATTTTGGCAAGCTTCAAAGTGGAATTGCTGTTAAAGTTGGTGAAAAAATAATTAAACCCGAACAGGTACTTGGTGAAAATAGAAAGGGACGGAAAATAGTATATTCTGGTGATACCCGACCATGCGAACAGATGATAGAATTTTCTAGTGATGCAGACATTTTGATACATGAATCAACATTTAACGACAGTCATATGGATAAATCTTACGAAACAGGGCATTCAACAGCTTCAATGGCAGCGGAAATAGCTAAAAAAGCTAATGTAAACAAACTAGTTCTCACCCATATCAGTACAAGATATAAAGATAATAAAACAATTGAAAAGGAAGCATTAGAAGTATTTGAAAATTCTATTGTTGCAGAGGATATGATGATTCTTGAGGTGAAACGGAATGAACCTTGA
- the nadC gene encoding carboxylating nicotinate-nucleotide diphosphorylase, which translates to MKYDVREIIKMVYQDIGFEDITTKALIPPDKLIKAKIISREKGILSGIDLVDNIFQEFSINTTIKKHDGEKLAEDDIIMEIDGDASTILSVERTVLNILMRMSGISTITAMLIEKVNNNVIIAGTRKTTPGLQFLEKEAIRVGGGDTHRFRLDDCILIKDNHIAIVGSVKEAVEMAKGYVSFTKKVEVEVESTKDALEAAMAGVDIIMLDNMNPDEIRNVLNALENKGLRNKILIEVSGGINPDNIVDYVKTGVDVISTGYITHSAKSLDMSLEII; encoded by the coding sequence ATGAAGTATGATGTAAGGGAAATAATTAAAATGGTGTACCAAGACATTGGTTTTGAAGATATAACCACTAAAGCCCTAATACCTCCAGATAAATTGATAAAGGCCAAGATCATCAGCAGAGAAAAGGGAATTTTATCCGGTATTGATCTAGTTGATAATATTTTTCAGGAGTTCTCAATTAATACCACTATAAAAAAACATGATGGGGAGAAACTTGCTGAAGATGATATTATTATGGAGATTGATGGTGATGCAAGTACAATACTCAGTGTTGAGAGAACAGTTCTTAATATACTCATGAGGATGAGTGGGATTTCTACTATAACTGCAATGCTGATTGAAAAGGTTAACAACAATGTGATCATAGCAGGGACACGTAAAACTACACCGGGACTTCAATTTTTAGAAAAAGAAGCCATAAGGGTGGGCGGTGGCGATACTCATCGATTCAGGCTAGATGACTGCATCCTTATAAAAGATAACCACATTGCAATAGTGGGCAGTGTGAAAGAAGCAGTTGAGATGGCTAAAGGCTATGTTAGTTTTACAAAAAAGGTTGAAGTAGAAGTTGAAAGCACAAAGGATGCACTTGAAGCTGCCATGGCTGGGGTAGATATAATCATGCTGGACAATATGAATCCCGATGAAATACGAAATGTTTTAAATGCTCTTGAAAATAAAGGACTTAGAAATAAAATTTTAATAGAAGTTTCAGGCGGGATTAATCCGGATAATATTGTTGATTATGTAAAAACGGGAGTTGATGTAATTTCAACTGGTTATATAACTCATTCTGCAAAATCGCTTGATATGAGTCTTGAAATAATATAA
- a CDS encoding nitroreductase family protein, protein MEFLNLVKNRFSVRSYKPDDVEEEKLDVIFEAARLAPTAVNYQPFQLIVIKTQGVENKLNRIYPAKWFSEAPLVICLCVIPSKAWNRKDGKNYADVDGSIVMDHIILAATSLGLGTCWVGAFDPDAAREILDLPENVEPLVFTPLGYPAEEPKVKQRKKLSEIVKFKDLK, encoded by the coding sequence ATGGAATTTTTAAACCTGGTTAAAAACAGATTCAGTGTAAGAAGTTACAAACCTGACGATGTAGAGGAAGAAAAATTAGATGTTATATTTGAAGCAGCCCGTCTTGCACCTACAGCTGTGAATTATCAGCCATTTCAATTGATTGTAATAAAAACACAAGGAGTTGAAAATAAATTAAACCGTATTTATCCTGCAAAATGGTTCAGTGAAGCTCCTTTAGTGATCTGTTTGTGTGTAATCCCTTCTAAAGCTTGGAATCGTAAAGATGGAAAAAATTATGCAGATGTAGATGGATCAATTGTAATGGATCATATTATTTTAGCTGCAACCAGTTTGGGACTTGGTACTTGTTGGGTTGGTGCTTTTGATCCGGATGCGGCTCGTGAAATTTTAGATTTGCCTGAAAATGTTGAACCACTTGTATTTACTCCATTAGGATATCCTGCAGAAGAACCAAAAGTTAAACAACGCAAAAAACTGTCTGAAATAGTTAAATTCAAGGATTTAAAATAA
- a CDS encoding ZPR1 zinc finger domain-containing protein yields MNNITTDCPVCRGKNTLNMTSKTEKIPYFGEIMESTLLCSDCGYKHSDTICLEQKEPVKYTLKISKDKLNTRIVKSQSATLSIPELGLKVEPGPKSQGYVSNVEGVINRFESAVATAMEWAEEKQIQENALKILEKIEELKTGNEIATLVLEDPFGHSIIVDNDAKHRKLTEEEINELNTGFMTIENE; encoded by the coding sequence TTGAATAATATTACAACAGATTGTCCAGTATGTAGGGGTAAGAATACCCTAAATATGACCAGTAAAACAGAGAAAATACCCTATTTTGGGGAAATTATGGAATCAACTCTGCTTTGTTCAGATTGTGGATATAAACATTCTGATACCATCTGTTTGGAGCAGAAAGAACCAGTGAAATACACACTCAAAATCAGTAAAGATAAACTAAATACAAGAATTGTTAAATCCCAATCTGCAACTCTTAGCATACCCGAATTAGGTCTTAAGGTTGAACCAGGTCCCAAATCACAGGGTTACGTTTCTAATGTAGAAGGAGTCATTAATAGATTTGAATCTGCTGTTGCCACAGCAATGGAATGGGCAGAAGAAAAACAAATACAGGAAAATGCCCTTAAAATACTTGAAAAAATTGAAGAATTGAAAACTGGAAATGAAATAGCAACTTTAGTTTTGGAAGATCCATTTGGACACAGCATAATAGTGGACAATGATGCAAAACACAGAAAATTAACTGAAGAAGAAATAAATGAACTTAATACTGGTTTTATGACCATTGAAAATGAATGA
- a CDS encoding 3H domain-containing protein, producing the protein MRKPYVILIGSASGIGKSTIASELAKELGIKHLIETDFIRAIVRGIIGPDYAPSLHKSSFDAYTTLRDKERFEDNDSLIEAGFEDHASFVIPAIERVIRRAVDDYDDVVIEGVHLVPGFIDIEKFKKDASIHFFILTADKEVHKERFVKRAMKIKRGGKHLEYFKENRIINDYLVKSAVEHGVPVINNIKIESSLKRMLTLIREICKVMLFKHSVDQLEDETSIILDKYGGRMVDVSYFLPGFGEPLNRKVNVFDPVEARRFIDRLEKNPKRKKDLENLYSLSDNIHSHKICAPDRESLENMIKDLDDKGFIYKNKKK; encoded by the coding sequence TTGAGAAAACCCTACGTTATACTAATTGGAAGTGCATCAGGCATTGGAAAATCAACTATAGCCTCTGAACTGGCAAAAGAATTGGGAATAAAACATTTAATTGAAACTGACTTTATAAGAGCCATAGTCCGTGGAATAATAGGTCCGGACTATGCACCATCACTTCATAAATCCTCATTTGATGCTTACACAACACTTAGAGACAAAGAACGGTTTGAAGATAATGATTCACTGATCGAAGCTGGTTTTGAGGATCATGCTTCATTTGTTATTCCTGCTATTGAGAGGGTGATTAGAAGAGCAGTGGATGATTATGATGATGTTGTAATAGAAGGTGTACATTTAGTTCCGGGTTTCATTGACATTGAAAAATTCAAAAAAGATGCTTCGATTCATTTTTTTATATTAACCGCTGATAAAGAAGTTCACAAAGAAAGATTTGTTAAAAGAGCCATGAAAATAAAACGTGGCGGCAAACACTTGGAATATTTCAAGGAAAACAGGATCATAAACGACTACCTTGTGAAAAGTGCAGTGGAACATGGAGTACCAGTCATTAATAATATAAAAATTGAAAGTTCGCTCAAACGAATGCTAACTTTAATAAGAGAAATATGTAAAGTTATGCTTTTTAAACATTCTGTTGACCAATTAGAAGATGAAACATCCATAATACTAGATAAATATGGTGGTAGAATGGTGGATGTATCATATTTTCTTCCAGGTTTTGGAGAACCTTTAAACAGGAAGGTGAATGTATTTGATCCGGTGGAAGCTAGACGTTTCATAGACAGGTTGGAAAAAAATCCTAAGAGGAAAAAAGATTTGGAAAATCTGTACAGTCTATCAGATAATATTCATAGTCATAAGATTTGTGCGCCTGATAGAGAAAGTCTAGAAAATATGATAAAAGATCTTGATGATAAAGGTTTTATTTACAAAAATAAAAAAAAATAA
- a CDS encoding roadblock/LC7 domain-containing protein, translated as MIERILKDLGRINGVSGSLVVGKDGLIIESEVPGDIDSELVAAMASAVFGTAERSAEEMKHEPLQQVMIEGEKGKTLMIDAGEGILVVITDIAINLGLIRIEMRRSAERVVDMLT; from the coding sequence ATGATAGAAAGAATACTTAAGGATTTAGGAAGGATCAACGGTGTAAGTGGATCACTGGTAGTTGGAAAAGATGGTTTAATCATCGAAAGTGAAGTACCAGGAGACATAGATTCGGAACTTGTTGCTGCCATGGCTTCTGCTGTTTTCGGTACAGCTGAAAGATCTGCAGAAGAAATGAAACATGAGCCACTTCAACAAGTTATGATAGAGGGGGAAAAGGGAAAAACTTTAATGATAGATGCAGGGGAAGGAATTTTAGTAGTCATAACCGACATAGCAATTAATCTCGGTTTAATAAGAATTGAGATGAGAAGAAGTGCTGAACGTGTAGTTGACATGTTAACATAA
- a CDS encoding DUF1611 domain-containing protein, which yields MYFITSLKEIQDLNPFVIIGCGGGGEKFSNFEGVEAVGFIDDDIEKQGQEFCNNVISRDLTEVLQKTNAKSVAIMLPIGAEGTALKYAVEAIDNGKNVVTSFRSLPISQNESIIKFADAKGVILKEISPRLDVIRKIFGTAPPMCTEILPKLDYKPKTPIVFVGGTSQECGKRTTTRLLGKAALERGLNAVVISTDEMGFEQPVDMNFRAGSLSVMDVASAVIGSIKYMEEQKNPDIIFIEGQSSLTERGNPHPRGLSASILIGATPNATIVCHRPNHPYREPRGIEFEVKAIEALEPTKVVGLSLNLRNVSDKNELNNYESKYGLPAVDVKNGGASRLLDVIIDYIGDL from the coding sequence TTGTATTTTATAACTTCTCTTAAGGAAATTCAAGACCTCAACCCATTTGTTATAATAGGATGTGGAGGTGGCGGAGAAAAATTCTCTAATTTTGAGGGTGTGGAAGCTGTTGGTTTCATTGATGATGATATTGAAAAGCAAGGCCAAGAATTTTGCAATAATGTTATATCTCGAGATCTAACAGAAGTCCTTCAAAAGACAAATGCCAAGAGCGTAGCCATTATGCTGCCAATAGGTGCTGAAGGAACAGCACTCAAATATGCTGTTGAAGCAATTGATAATGGTAAAAATGTTGTTACTTCATTTAGATCATTACCGATTTCACAGAATGAATCTATTATTAAGTTTGCAGATGCTAAAGGCGTAATTTTAAAGGAAATCAGCCCTCGACTGGATGTTATAAGGAAAATATTTGGTACCGCACCCCCAATGTGTACAGAAATTTTACCAAAACTCGATTACAAACCCAAAACTCCTATAGTATTCGTTGGAGGTACTTCACAAGAGTGTGGAAAAAGAACCACAACAAGATTATTGGGTAAAGCAGCTTTAGAAAGGGGTTTAAATGCAGTTGTAATCTCAACTGATGAGATGGGATTTGAACAACCTGTTGATATGAATTTCCGGGCAGGAAGCCTCTCTGTGATGGATGTTGCTTCTGCAGTTATTGGATCTATTAAATATATGGAGGAACAGAAGAATCCTGATATTATATTCATTGAAGGTCAATCAAGCCTAACAGAAAGAGGTAACCCTCATCCAAGAGGACTTTCAGCTTCTATTCTTATAGGTGCAACGCCCAATGCAACTATTGTGTGTCACAGACCCAACCACCCATACAGAGAACCTAGAGGTATAGAATTTGAAGTTAAGGCTATTGAAGCATTAGAACCCACAAAAGTAGTTGGATTATCTTTGAATCTAAGAAATGTTAGTGACAAAAATGAATTAAATAATTATGAAAGTAAATATGGGTTGCCCGCTGTTGATGTTAAAAATGGCGGAGCATCAAGATTGCTAGATGTAATTATTGATTATATAGGGGACTTGTAG
- a CDS encoding cell division protein SepF: MKDVLDIIKKNIGIDDENDEKEEQETIIVPEHSFYEIILMKAKNLDDFDFALSQITEEKNPIIMDMSYLERDRPEEFKLAGEKLKAFRDKTGGEAILLCKNGKNIIIITPPEIKLIRK; this comes from the coding sequence ATGAAGGATGTACTGGATATTATAAAGAAAAATATTGGTATAGATGATGAAAATGATGAAAAAGAAGAACAGGAAACCATAATTGTTCCTGAACATTCTTTCTATGAGATAATCCTAATGAAAGCCAAGAACTTAGATGATTTTGACTTTGCATTGAGTCAGATCACCGAAGAGAAAAATCCTATTATAATGGACATGAGCTACCTTGAAAGGGATAGGCCCGAAGAATTTAAGTTAGCTGGAGAAAAATTAAAGGCATTCAGGGATAAAACTGGAGGAGAAGCAATATTACTATGTAAAAATGGTAAAAATATTATTATCATCACTCCCCCCGAGATCAAGCTTATACGAAAGTGA